A genomic stretch from Rhodomicrobium vannielii ATCC 17100 includes:
- a CDS encoding acyl-CoA synthetase produces MTAAYTQNLDKTPANHQPLTPLGFLARAARVYPNHPAVVHGAKTYTYAEFYDRSRRLASALSKLGIGKNDTVSVMLPNVPAMLDAKYGVPMAGAVLHSINTRLDAANIAFMLDHAETKVLITDTEYAKVVAEALKLSEHKPVIIDYADTEFPGLGARLSDVEYEDFIAGGDPEFAWKMPDDEWDAISLNYTSGTTGNPKGVVYHHRGAYLTSLGNTLAGQIGKHPNYLWTLPMFHCDGWCFGWTIPLVGGTQVCLRYVRPDAIWASLYENEITHLCGAPIVMSTILNAPADAKRKLKQKVQFLTAAAPPPEAVLAEMREAGFNVTHVYGLTETYGPSVVNEWKGEWDALDGGAQAQKKARQGVRYVPLEDLSVIDPLTMQHVPADGETLGEVMFRGNVVMKGYLKNKDATDDALAGGWFHSGDLGVMHPDGYIQLKDRSKDIIISGGENISSIEVEDVLFKHPAVQAASVVAKHDEKWGETPCAFIELKPGATVTAEEIIAWCRQHLAAYKCPRHVVFNELPKTSTGKIQKYILREMAKS; encoded by the coding sequence ATGACCGCCGCCTACACGCAAAATCTCGACAAGACCCCCGCCAACCACCAGCCGCTGACGCCTCTCGGCTTCCTCGCGCGCGCCGCGCGGGTCTACCCGAACCACCCGGCCGTGGTGCATGGCGCGAAGACCTATACGTACGCCGAATTCTACGACCGCTCGCGGCGGCTGGCTTCGGCGCTGTCGAAGCTCGGCATCGGCAAGAATGACACCGTATCGGTGATGCTGCCGAACGTGCCCGCGATGCTCGATGCGAAGTACGGCGTGCCGATGGCGGGCGCGGTGCTCCACTCGATCAACACGCGCCTCGACGCGGCGAACATTGCGTTCATGCTCGACCATGCCGAAACGAAGGTGCTCATCACCGACACCGAATATGCGAAGGTCGTCGCCGAGGCGCTGAAGCTCTCGGAGCACAAGCCCGTCATCATCGACTATGCGGATACGGAGTTTCCGGGGCTCGGCGCGCGCCTCTCGGACGTCGAATATGAAGACTTCATCGCTGGCGGCGACCCCGAATTCGCCTGGAAAATGCCCGACGACGAATGGGATGCGATCTCGCTCAATTACACATCCGGCACCACCGGCAACCCGAAGGGCGTCGTCTATCACCATCGCGGCGCGTATCTGACGAGCCTCGGCAATACGCTCGCGGGCCAGATCGGCAAGCACCCGAACTATCTCTGGACGCTGCCGATGTTCCATTGCGACGGCTGGTGCTTCGGCTGGACGATTCCGCTCGTCGGCGGCACGCAGGTGTGCCTGCGCTATGTGCGCCCCGACGCGATCTGGGCCTCGCTTTACGAGAACGAGATCACACATCTTTGCGGCGCGCCCATCGTCATGTCGACGATCCTGAACGCGCCCGCCGATGCGAAGCGCAAGCTGAAGCAAAAGGTGCAATTCCTCACCGCAGCCGCTCCGCCGCCCGAGGCTGTGCTTGCCGAAATGCGCGAGGCGGGCTTCAACGTCACCCATGTTTACGGCCTGACGGAAACCTACGGCCCGTCTGTGGTGAACGAGTGGAAGGGCGAATGGGACGCGCTCGACGGCGGCGCACAGGCGCAGAAGAAGGCGCGGCAGGGCGTGCGCTACGTGCCGCTCGAAGACCTCAGCGTGATCGACCCGCTCACCATGCAGCACGTGCCCGCCGATGGCGAGACGCTCGGCGAAGTCATGTTTCGCGGCAATGTCGTCATGAAGGGCTACCTCAAGAACAAGGACGCCACCGACGACGCGCTCGCGGGCGGCTGGTTCCACTCGGGCGACCTCGGCGTGATGCACCCGGACGGCTACATCCAGCTGAAGGACCGCTCGAAGGACATCATCATATCGGGCGGCGAGAATATCTCGTCCATCGAGGTCGAGGACGTGCTGTTCAAGCATCCGGCCGTGCAGGCGGCCTCCGTGGTCGCGAAGCATGACGAGAAATGGGGCGAGACGCCCTGCGCCTTCATCGAGCTGAAGCCGGGCGCGACCGTGACGGCAGAGGAGATCATCGCGTGGTGCCGCCAGCATCTCGCGGCGTACAAGTGCCCGCGCCACGTGGTATTCAACGAACTGCCGAAGACGTCCACCGGCAAGATCCAGAAGTACATTCTGCGCGAGATGGCGAAATCCTGA
- a CDS encoding CAP domain-containing protein: MWRTLGLFVFFASLGGCAATGALPSMSGFGGGLSDTEPPKTAMAAEPVAASTASSSGSSSGISGIWSNFSSAFSSGDAAAASKSPIGEQPDVLDPNEALRLVNDYRASQGLPSLSLEPHATEAAYILAKNMAKTDKMSHVGPGGADVGKRLTLAGYRYRVAAENIGAGQASVAQIIDGWKHSPPHSRNLLLADAKHMGIAFEYKPDTKFKRFWALVVAAP, translated from the coding sequence ATGTGGCGTACTCTTGGTTTGTTCGTGTTTTTCGCGAGCCTTGGCGGATGCGCCGCAACGGGCGCGCTGCCTTCAATGTCAGGATTTGGCGGCGGCCTTTCCGATACGGAGCCGCCCAAAACCGCGATGGCTGCGGAGCCGGTCGCGGCGTCTACCGCCTCAAGCTCGGGGTCGTCTTCCGGGATTTCCGGGATATGGTCGAATTTCTCGTCCGCCTTCAGTTCAGGAGACGCGGCGGCGGCATCGAAGTCGCCAATCGGGGAGCAGCCGGACGTTCTCGATCCGAACGAGGCGCTGCGCCTCGTGAACGACTACCGCGCGTCGCAGGGGCTGCCCTCGCTCTCGCTGGAGCCGCACGCGACCGAAGCCGCCTATATCCTCGCGAAAAACATGGCGAAGACCGACAAGATGTCCCACGTCGGGCCCGGCGGTGCGGATGTCGGCAAGCGCCTGACGCTGGCGGGCTATCGATACCGCGTCGCGGCCGAGAACATCGGCGCTGGCCAGGCATCGGTCGCTCAGATCATCGACGGCTGGAAGCATAGCCCGCCGCACAGCCGCAACCTGCTATTGGCCGACGCGAAACACATGGGCATCGCGTTCGAGTACAAGCCGGACACGAAGTTCAAGAGGTTCTGGGCGCTTGTCGTTGCAGCGCCGTAA
- a CDS encoding Hsp20/alpha crystallin family protein produces MADEGSSKGRGAPPPRYGDPFQSFRTEMDRLFENFLSGVPQLAGFRQGVPAGHGLTPSLDVKETDKELVVKAELPGIDEKDLQLTVHNGQLRISGEKKSEKSEEHENYYVKERNFGSFTRTIPLPDTIDEDKVEATFDNGVLTVTLAKKDDHIKPQKKIEIKSGQIST; encoded by the coding sequence ATGGCTGACGAAGGTTCGAGCAAAGGTCGTGGCGCCCCGCCCCCGCGCTACGGAGACCCGTTTCAATCGTTCCGAACGGAAATGGACAGGCTTTTCGAAAACTTTCTCTCGGGAGTTCCGCAACTCGCCGGTTTTCGGCAGGGCGTTCCGGCAGGCCACGGCCTGACGCCGTCTCTCGACGTGAAAGAGACCGACAAGGAACTCGTGGTGAAAGCGGAACTGCCCGGCATCGATGAGAAGGATCTGCAACTGACGGTGCACAACGGGCAGCTTCGCATCAGCGGAGAGAAGAAAAGCGAGAAGTCGGAGGAGCATGAAAACTATTACGTGAAGGAGCGCAACTTCGGCTCGTTCACGCGCACGATCCCGCTACCCGACACCATCGATGAGGACAAGGTCGAGGCGACCTTCGACAACGGTGTGCTTACGGTTACTCTGGCGAAGAAGGACGATCACATAAAGCCGCAGAAGAAGATCGAAATCAAAAGCGGTCAAATCTCCACTTAG
- a CDS encoding alpha/beta fold hydrolase, with amino-acid sequence MAFATSTRHSNAAVFAGEPRTLALSGGRKLAWSEYGDDAGLPVFVFHGTPGSRLMYRLADAPARRLGLRLISPDRPGFGASDFQPGRKLVDWPGDVAALADRLGIGRFAVAGVSGGGPYAAACAALLPDRVMAAALVSPVGPMCPPEGPANLPRGEAIFFRSMPHYTLAMTGVFSLSRALFKAAPDAMFRGLMRRAGPADAPILSRPEVKANVLAGVIEGIRPGIRGVVQEFRIFSERWDIPFEAIEAPFLLWQGLADRNVPVSAALHLGELVPQCRPVRVVGAGHYWIFDHMEEVLGALKDSITAAS; translated from the coding sequence ATGGCGTTTGCAACCAGCACCCGGCATAGCAACGCCGCCGTTTTCGCGGGGGAGCCGCGAACGCTGGCGCTTTCCGGCGGCCGCAAGCTCGCATGGTCTGAATATGGCGACGACGCGGGGCTGCCCGTCTTCGTCTTTCACGGGACGCCCGGATCGCGCCTCATGTATCGGCTGGCTGACGCGCCCGCGCGTAGGCTCGGCCTGCGCCTCATTTCACCCGACCGGCCTGGCTTCGGGGCATCGGACTTCCAGCCGGGGAGGAAGCTCGTCGACTGGCCGGGGGACGTGGCGGCGCTCGCGGATCGCCTAGGCATCGGGCGGTTCGCGGTGGCGGGCGTCTCGGGCGGTGGGCCTTATGCCGCTGCGTGCGCCGCACTTCTACCCGACCGCGTGATGGCCGCCGCGCTCGTCAGCCCTGTCGGTCCGATGTGCCCGCCCGAAGGCCCGGCAAATCTGCCGCGCGGCGAGGCGATCTTCTTTCGTTCCATGCCACACTATACGCTCGCGATGACGGGCGTCTTTTCGCTGAGCCGCGCGCTGTTCAAGGCCGCGCCGGACGCCATGTTTCGCGGGCTGATGCGCCGCGCGGGGCCAGCCGACGCGCCGATCCTGTCGCGGCCGGAGGTCAAGGCGAACGTGCTCGCGGGCGTGATCGAGGGCATCCGGCCGGGCATTCGCGGTGTCGTGCAGGAGTTCAGGATTTTCTCGGAGCGGTGGGACATTCCGTTCGAGGCGATCGAGGCGCCGTTCCTCCTCTGGCAGGGGCTGGCCGACCGGAACGTGCCGGTTTCGGCCGCGTTGCATCTCGGTGAGCTTGTGCCGCAATGCAGACCTGTTCGCGTTGTCGGCGCGGGTCATTACTGGATCTTCGATCACATGGAGGAGGTTCTCGGCGCGCTCAAGGACAGCATCACCGCTGCGTCGTAA
- a CDS encoding quinone oxidoreductase family protein, whose translation MKALVVSDFERTPEWTDFAEPVPGEGEVLVHVTAAGLSNLARMQASGRHYASPTAVPFVAGIDGVGRLDDGSRVYFFAGRRPFGAFALRSIAPAELCVPVPADVSDITAASIANAAMSSWAALIQRAAIQPGEAVLINGATGASGSLAVKIARHLGAGKVIVTGRNPDVLAKLTATGADEVIPLTLPPEELAREFRRSIESNGIGIVLDYLWGASSEAILKAVEALGRRHAAPAIRFVQIGSISGHTITFPAAVLRSTGLQVMGSGLGSVSDRELVADIGAAFKVATKLGLTVGVSPIPMAEGAAAWAQGGSRSERMVFTLD comes from the coding sequence ATGAAAGCGTTGGTGGTAAGCGACTTCGAACGGACACCGGAATGGACGGATTTTGCGGAGCCCGTGCCCGGCGAAGGCGAGGTGCTTGTGCATGTTACGGCGGCGGGGCTTAGCAATCTCGCGCGCATGCAGGCGAGCGGCAGGCATTATGCGAGCCCAACAGCGGTGCCCTTCGTGGCGGGCATCGACGGTGTTGGCCGGCTCGACGATGGAAGCCGCGTTTATTTCTTCGCGGGCCGCAGGCCGTTCGGCGCATTCGCCTTGCGCAGCATCGCGCCCGCCGAGCTATGCGTTCCAGTTCCCGCCGATGTCAGCGACATCACCGCTGCCTCCATCGCCAACGCCGCGATGTCGTCATGGGCGGCGCTCATACAACGCGCGGCGATCCAGCCCGGCGAGGCGGTGCTCATTAATGGGGCGACAGGTGCATCGGGCAGCCTTGCGGTGAAGATCGCCAGGCATCTCGGCGCGGGCAAGGTGATCGTCACAGGCCGAAATCCCGACGTGCTCGCAAAGCTCACGGCGACGGGCGCGGATGAGGTCATTCCGCTCACCCTCCCGCCGGAGGAGCTTGCCCGCGAGTTTCGGCGCAGCATCGAATCGAACGGGATCGGCATTGTGCTCGATTATCTTTGGGGCGCGTCGTCAGAGGCGATCCTGAAGGCCGTCGAAGCGCTGGGCCGACGCCATGCCGCGCCTGCGATCCGGTTCGTGCAGATTGGCTCGATCAGCGGGCACACGATCACCTTTCCGGCGGCGGTCCTCCGTAGTACAGGGTTGCAGGTTATGGGGAGCGGCCTCGGCAGCGTGTCGGATCGCGAGTTGGTGGCCGACATTGGCGCGGCGTTCAAGGTAGCGACGAAGCTCGGGCTAACCGTCGGTGTAAGTCCGATTCCGATGGCGGAGGGCGCGGCGGCATGGGCGCAAGGCGGCAGCCGTAGCGAGCGCATGGTGTTCACGCTGGACTGA
- the bfr gene encoding bacterioferritin produces the protein MKGDPKVIEYLNAGLRSELTAINQYWLHYRMLDNWGFLSLAKYWRKESIEEMEHADKLTARILFLDGFPNLQVLDPLRIGQTVKEILEADLASEIGARALYQEAATYSHSVQDYVSRDLFEKLMHDEEEHIDFLETQLGLVDKLGLELYSQYHIGGLDKEGID, from the coding sequence ATGAAGGGCGACCCCAAAGTCATCGAATATCTGAACGCGGGACTCAGATCCGAACTGACTGCCATCAATCAGTACTGGCTGCATTACCGCATGCTCGACAATTGGGGCTTCCTCTCCCTTGCGAAGTACTGGCGCAAGGAATCGATCGAAGAGATGGAGCACGCTGACAAGCTTACCGCGCGCATCCTTTTCCTCGATGGCTTCCCGAACCTTCAGGTGCTCGACCCGCTCCGCATTGGCCAGACCGTGAAGGAAATACTTGAGGCCGACCTCGCCTCGGAGATCGGCGCGCGTGCGCTTTATCAGGAAGCCGCGACCTATTCGCATTCGGTGCAGGATTACGTCTCGCGCGATCTGTTCGAGAAGCTGATGCACGACGAGGAGGAGCACATCGACTTCCTCGAAACGCAGCTCGGCCTCGTGGACAAGCTCGGGCTTGAGCTTTACTCGCAGTACCACATCGGTGGCCTCGACAAGGAAGGCATCGACTGA
- a CDS encoding potassium transporter Kup — MNIQGQVAAEPQGVAAAPQGHTKAMALAALGVVFGDIGTSPLYTLKIVLAASGHQVVDRAMVLGSLSLIIWTLIIVTSVKYIAVAMRVDNHGEGGIMALMALLSGGRKGLGGKRQRRTFVVIVGLAGAALIYGDGVITPAISVLSALEGLAIKAHSFEPYILPATIVILVLLFLVQPRGTATIGRLFGPIMLVWFVTLGLLGIGGIWENPDVLAAINPAYGLYYLFEGGLTSFLILGGVFLCVTGAEALYTDMGHFGRRPIQMAWFFIVFPCLVLNYAGQAALVLHGTAIAENTFYALCPRELLIPLIVLATIATIVASQAVITGAFSMTRQAIQLGWLPRLHITQTSALGFGQIYIGVVNWTMMVVTIGLTLSFREADNLAAAYGIAVSATMLMDSFLLYIAMREYLGWDPRLSALLAGCFIIVDCAFVIANSAKMLDGAWVPLLLAAIVAGLMWVWHSGRRAVMAVLVSRYRPIHEFLAELKETGVPRVPGTAVFMTRSRKGVPPVMAWHVKHNRALHERVVVVHVSIEPVPFVNPEHRLHVETEDDNFWRAMVYYGFMERPDIPPILELVKERGYDINLDDVTYYIGRETVVAREDGKGLPRWQENIFSIMERNAAQVTDFFRLPVDRVVEIGRQVAI; from the coding sequence ATGAATATCCAGGGTCAGGTCGCAGCGGAGCCGCAGGGCGTCGCGGCAGCGCCTCAGGGACATACGAAAGCCATGGCTCTTGCGGCCCTTGGCGTCGTGTTCGGCGATATCGGCACGAGTCCGCTTTATACGCTCAAGATCGTGCTCGCCGCGAGCGGCCATCAGGTCGTCGACCGCGCCATGGTGCTGGGGTCGCTGTCGCTCATCATCTGGACGCTTATCATCGTGACGTCGGTGAAGTACATCGCCGTGGCGATGCGCGTGGACAACCACGGCGAAGGCGGCATCATGGCGCTGATGGCGCTCTTGAGCGGCGGTCGCAAGGGGCTCGGCGGCAAACGGCAGAGGCGAACCTTCGTCGTTATTGTCGGCCTCGCGGGCGCTGCCCTCATCTACGGCGACGGCGTCATAACACCCGCAATATCGGTGCTGTCCGCGCTCGAAGGCCTCGCCATCAAGGCGCATAGCTTCGAGCCGTACATTCTGCCCGCAACCATCGTCATTCTTGTGCTGCTGTTCCTTGTTCAGCCGCGCGGCACAGCCACAATCGGCCGCCTTTTCGGGCCGATCATGCTCGTCTGGTTCGTGACACTTGGCCTGCTCGGCATCGGCGGCATCTGGGAAAACCCCGACGTGCTGGCCGCGATCAACCCGGCATACGGCCTCTATTACCTCTTTGAAGGCGGCCTGACGTCGTTCCTGATCCTCGGCGGCGTGTTCCTCTGCGTCACGGGCGCGGAGGCGCTCTATACGGATATGGGCCATTTCGGGCGGCGGCCGATCCAGATGGCGTGGTTCTTCATCGTCTTCCCCTGCCTCGTTCTCAACTATGCCGGTCAGGCTGCGCTCGTGCTGCATGGAACCGCCATCGCCGAGAACACCTTCTACGCGCTGTGCCCGAGGGAACTGCTCATCCCCCTGATCGTCCTCGCGACGATCGCCACCATTGTCGCCAGTCAGGCCGTGATTACCGGCGCTTTCTCCATGACGCGTCAGGCCATCCAGCTCGGGTGGTTGCCGCGCCTCCACATCACGCAGACGTCCGCGCTGGGCTTCGGACAAATTTACATCGGCGTCGTGAACTGGACGATGATGGTCGTCACCATCGGGCTGACGCTCTCGTTCCGCGAGGCTGACAACCTCGCCGCCGCCTATGGCATCGCCGTGTCCGCCACCATGCTGATGGACTCGTTTCTGCTCTACATCGCGATGCGCGAATATCTCGGCTGGGACCCACGGCTCTCCGCGCTGCTGGCGGGCTGCTTCATCATCGTCGACTGCGCCTTCGTCATCGCCAACTCGGCGAAGATGCTGGATGGCGCGTGGGTGCCTCTGCTGCTCGCCGCGATTGTCGCGGGGCTGATGTGGGTCTGGCATTCAGGGCGGCGCGCCGTCATGGCCGTCCTCGTTTCGAGATATCGGCCGATCCACGAGTTTCTTGCCGAACTCAAGGAAACGGGCGTGCCGCGCGTTCCGGGAACGGCAGTTTTCATGACGCGCTCCAGGAAGGGTGTCCCCCCGGTCATGGCGTGGCACGTGAAGCATAATCGCGCGCTGCACGAGCGGGTGGTGGTGGTCCATGTGTCCATCGAGCCCGTGCCGTTCGTGAACCCGGAGCATCGCCTCCACGTGGAGACGGAGGATGACAATTTCTGGCGCGCCATGGTGTATTACGGCTTCATGGAGCGACCGGACATCCCGCCCATCCTCGAACTCGTCAAGGAGCGTGGATACGACATCAACCTCGACGACGTGACCTATTACATCGGACGCGAGACGGTCGTCGCCCGCGAGGATGGCAAAGGGCTGCCGCGCTGGCAGGAAAATATCTTCTCCATCATGGAGCGCAACGCTGCGCAGGTGACGGACTTCTTCCGACTGCCCGTCGACAGGGTGGTGGAGATCGGCCGGCAGGTCGCGATCTGA
- a CDS encoding rhomboid family intramembrane serine protease: MFPIKDSIRIPFAPVVTYALILVNALVFFYQSSLSQSEAHAFAIDYALIPRRYFDPVWAAYTGLPGTDYLPFISGTFMHGGWWHLILNMWMLFIFGASLEGRVGRWQFLCFYLLCGVSASYVHAWFNQLSDVPTLGASGAIAGVLGGYATTFPRARLTILILIVVIPLFFRVPALFFALVWFGFQFAQGFIDLSGDANTGGGIAWWAHIGGFAAGVALIPLWRFAPDRTYDEAQPPRFLPPVATASPDAGRPWKPGPWG, translated from the coding sequence ATGTTCCCGATCAAAGATTCGATCCGAATCCCGTTCGCGCCGGTCGTCACCTACGCCTTGATCCTCGTCAACGCGCTCGTCTTCTTTTACCAGTCGAGCCTCAGCCAGAGCGAGGCACACGCCTTCGCGATAGACTACGCGCTCATTCCGCGCCGGTATTTCGATCCGGTCTGGGCCGCCTATACAGGCCTTCCCGGCACCGATTATCTACCCTTCATTTCCGGCACCTTCATGCATGGCGGATGGTGGCACCTCATCCTCAACATGTGGATGCTGTTCATCTTCGGCGCGTCGCTTGAAGGGCGCGTGGGGCGCTGGCAGTTTCTTTGCTTCTACCTCCTTTGCGGTGTCTCCGCGAGCTACGTGCATGCGTGGTTCAACCAGCTTTCGGACGTGCCGACGCTTGGCGCGTCAGGGGCCATCGCGGGTGTGCTTGGCGGCTACGCCACCACGTTCCCGCGCGCGCGCCTCACGATCCTGATTCTGATCGTCGTCATTCCGCTGTTTTTCAGGGTGCCCGCCCTTTTCTTCGCGCTCGTTTGGTTCGGCTTTCAGTTCGCGCAGGGGTTCATCGACCTGTCGGGCGACGCGAATACGGGCGGCGGCATTGCGTGGTGGGCGCATATCGGCGGGTTTGCGGCGGGCGTGGCGCTGATCCCGCTTTGGCGCTTCGCCCCCGATCGAACCTATGACGAGGCGCAGCCGCCGCGTTTTCTGCCGCCGGTCGCGACCGCATCGCCAGACGCCGGGCGACCCTGGAAGCCCGGCCCGTGGGGATAA
- a CDS encoding Ppx/GppA phosphatase family protein, giving the protein MTEAPSSAIYGALDLGTNNCRLLVARPSRRGFFVIDAFSRIIKLGEGVSISGVLSEEAITRTIEALKVCSAKMTRRGVTRSRLVATEACRIAKNGPDFIARVKRETGLSLEIIGRETEARLAVSGCASLIDKQSDYALIFDIGGGSSEFVWLNLKTGRRARRISIEDRLRIQDCIEAWTSLPFGVVTLAERFGSSRAEGFQFEDMVRFVQAELEPFSRVNGIGAKIASADTHLLGTSGTVTTIAGVYLGLAEYTRAKVDGCWLSTDSIRDVSKRIAAMNWAERAAQPCIGAERADLILAGCAIMEAMIRVWPVNSLRVADRGLREGILATLIAEDAIRERGVGEKNVGKLRLDPALSAHDEARAKSGPIL; this is encoded by the coding sequence GTGACGGAAGCCCCTTCGTCCGCAATTTACGGCGCGCTCGACCTCGGCACCAACAATTGCCGCCTCCTCGTCGCACGGCCCTCGCGTCGCGGCTTCTTCGTGATCGACGCCTTCTCGCGCATCATCAAGCTCGGCGAAGGGGTCAGCATATCGGGCGTGCTGTCGGAAGAGGCCATCACCCGCACTATCGAAGCGCTCAAAGTGTGCTCCGCCAAGATGACACGGCGCGGCGTGACGCGTTCGCGGCTCGTGGCGACGGAAGCCTGCCGGATCGCGAAGAACGGGCCGGACTTCATCGCCCGCGTGAAGCGTGAGACGGGCCTCTCGCTCGAAATTATCGGCCGGGAGACCGAAGCGCGCCTTGCCGTATCGGGCTGTGCCTCGCTCATCGACAAGCAGAGCGACTATGCGCTCATCTTCGATATCGGCGGCGGCTCGTCGGAATTCGTCTGGCTCAACCTCAAGACCGGGCGGCGCGCGCGGCGCATCTCCATTGAGGATCGTCTCCGCATTCAGGATTGCATCGAGGCGTGGACGTCCCTGCCCTTCGGCGTGGTGACGCTCGCGGAACGCTTCGGGTCGAGCCGTGCCGAGGGCTTCCAGTTCGAGGACATGGTGCGTTTCGTGCAGGCGGAACTTGAACCCTTCAGCCGGGTGAACGGTATCGGCGCGAAGATCGCAAGCGCCGATACGCATCTGCTCGGCACGTCGGGCACGGTGACGACCATCGCGGGCGTCTATCTGGGCCTCGCTGAATACACGCGCGCAAAGGTCGATGGCTGCTGGCTCTCGACCGACAGCATCCGCGACGTGTCGAAACGCATCGCGGCGATGAACTGGGCGGAGCGCGCGGCGCAGCCCTGCATCGGGGCGGAACGGGCGGATCTCATCCTCGCGGGCTGCGCGATCATGGAAGCGATGATCCGCGTCTGGCCGGTGAATTCCCTGCGTGTCGCCGACCGGGGCTTGCGCGAAGGCATCCTCGCAACGCTGATCGCCGAAGACGCCATACGCGAGCGCGGCGTCGGCGAAAAAAATGTCGGCAAACTTCGTCTCGATCCGGCATTATCGGCGCATGACGAAGCGAGAGCAAAATCCGGACCGATCCTTTAA
- a CDS encoding carbonic anhydrase: MHRIIDGVLRFQTEIHGKRQELFSELGERQKPFAVFIACSDSRVVPELLTQCDPGDIFVIRNAGNIIPSYGPASGGVSASIEYAVQGLGIPNLIVCGHSDCGAMKAILRDDKLDKMPAVGAWIKHAAAAKQIVEARFSPEEDEKRRLNALVHENVLCQLRNLATHPAVAAKLAAGQLSLHGWVYNIDSGTVDTFDAEKQEFVTLTRDSTAQATPKLIVRYSQKK; encoded by the coding sequence ATGCACAGAATCATTGACGGCGTTCTGCGTTTTCAGACAGAAATCCACGGCAAGCGACAGGAACTGTTCAGCGAACTCGGCGAACGCCAGAAGCCCTTCGCCGTGTTCATCGCCTGCTCCGACAGCCGCGTCGTGCCCGAGTTGCTCACCCAATGCGACCCGGGCGATATTTTCGTGATCCGCAACGCGGGCAACATCATCCCGTCCTATGGTCCCGCGTCTGGCGGAGTGTCTGCCAGCATCGAATATGCGGTTCAGGGGCTCGGCATTCCGAACCTCATCGTGTGCGGCCATTCGGACTGCGGCGCGATGAAAGCCATCCTCCGCGATGACAAGCTCGACAAGATGCCTGCTGTGGGCGCCTGGATCAAACACGCGGCCGCGGCGAAGCAGATCGTGGAGGCGCGCTTCTCGCCGGAGGAGGACGAAAAGAGGCGTTTGAATGCGCTCGTGCATGAGAACGTGCTGTGTCAGCTCCGCAATCTGGCGACGCATCCTGCGGTCGCGGCGAAGCTCGCGGCGGGACAGCTCAGCCTGCACGGCTGGGTCTATAATATCGACAGCGGGACGGTGGACACGTTCGACGCCGAAAAGCAGGAGTTTGTGACCCTGACGAGGGACTCGACCGCGCAGGCGACGCCGAAGCTCATCGTGCGGTACTCGCAGAAGAAGTAG
- a CDS encoding RlmE family RNA methyltransferase produces MTKREQNPDRSFKIKLKKTRGRTASQRQWLERQLNDPYVAAAKRDGYRSRAAYKLEEIAEKYGLLKPGDIVVDLGAAPGGWSQVAANRVKAADGRGAVVALDYLDFDAIPGVTILQQDFTDPVADGRLLDMLAGRRPNAVLSDMAAPTTGHRQTDHLRIMGLAEEALAFAVRVMAPGGFFLSKVFQGGSEKSLLDVLKRDFATVRHIKPKASRAESPELYVLATGFRGKAREQDSAEEEE; encoded by the coding sequence ATGACGAAGCGAGAGCAAAATCCGGACCGATCCTTTAAGATCAAGCTGAAGAAGACGCGCGGGCGCACGGCCTCGCAGCGGCAATGGCTTGAGCGGCAGTTGAACGACCCTTATGTCGCCGCGGCGAAGCGTGACGGCTACCGAAGTCGCGCCGCCTACAAGCTCGAAGAGATCGCTGAGAAATACGGGCTTCTGAAGCCCGGCGACATTGTCGTCGACCTTGGAGCCGCACCCGGCGGCTGGAGCCAGGTTGCGGCGAATCGCGTGAAGGCGGCGGATGGGCGCGGCGCGGTCGTCGCGCTCGACTATCTCGATTTCGACGCGATCCCGGGCGTGACTATCCTCCAGCAGGATTTTACCGATCCCGTCGCCGACGGACGTCTGCTCGACATGCTGGCAGGCCGCCGCCCGAACGCGGTCCTGTCCGACATGGCCGCGCCCACGACGGGCCACCGCCAGACCGACCATTTGCGCATCATGGGGCTCGCCGAGGAAGCGCTGGCCTTCGCCGTGCGCGTGATGGCTCCGGGCGGCTTTTTCCTCTCGAAAGTGTTTCAGGGTGGCAGCGAGAAGAGTCTGCTCGACGTGCTGAAGCGCGATTTCGCGACCGTGCGCCACATCAAGCCGAAGGCGAGCCGGGCGGAAAGCCCAGAGCTATACGTGCTGGCGACGGGGTTCCGCGGGAAAGCGCGTGAGCAGGATAGCGCCGAGGAAGAGGAATAG